The following are from one region of the Sandaracinus amylolyticus genome:
- the mtnA gene encoding S-methyl-5-thioribose-1-phosphate isomerase translates to MRLPELSREPLSGSRAFFAVEYEPATNEVVLLDQRLLPSEIRYLRLRKADEVADAIRTMVVRGAPAIGITAAYGLAQLAVQERGEAAVFLMAIGVAGRALDATRPTAVNLAWAIARMARIAADVAKLEPEARAARMIAEAEAIHREDVAACKAMGALGAKDVPIGATVITHCNAGALATGGYGTALGVIRAAHAEGRIAKVLACETRPYLQGARLTSWELHHDGIPVEVITDSMTGHFLSRGEIGFAVVGADRIAANGDVANKIGTYGLAVLCGAHEVPFTVAAPWSTIDRRTPDGRAIPIEERSRDEVAKVGASVLVEDGIPCRHPAFDVTPARLVRAIYTERGVIRTAEGETPETVLRR, encoded by the coding sequence ATGCGTCTCCCCGAGCTCTCGCGCGAACCGCTCTCCGGAAGCCGCGCGTTCTTCGCCGTCGAGTACGAGCCCGCGACGAACGAGGTCGTGCTGCTCGATCAGCGCCTCCTGCCCTCGGAGATCCGCTATCTGCGACTCCGCAAGGCGGACGAGGTCGCGGACGCGATCCGCACGATGGTGGTGCGCGGCGCGCCTGCGATCGGGATCACCGCCGCGTACGGGCTCGCGCAGCTCGCGGTGCAGGAGCGCGGCGAGGCCGCGGTGTTCCTGATGGCGATCGGGGTCGCGGGGCGCGCGCTCGATGCGACGCGTCCGACCGCGGTGAACCTCGCGTGGGCGATCGCGCGGATGGCGCGAATCGCCGCCGACGTCGCGAAGCTCGAGCCCGAGGCGCGCGCGGCGCGGATGATCGCGGAGGCCGAGGCGATCCATCGCGAGGACGTCGCAGCGTGCAAGGCGATGGGCGCGCTCGGCGCGAAGGACGTCCCGATCGGCGCGACCGTGATCACGCACTGCAACGCGGGCGCGCTCGCGACGGGTGGCTACGGCACCGCGCTCGGTGTGATCCGGGCCGCACACGCGGAGGGACGGATCGCGAAGGTGCTCGCGTGCGAGACGCGTCCGTATCTGCAGGGCGCGCGGCTCACGTCGTGGGAGCTCCACCACGACGGCATCCCGGTCGAGGTCATCACCGACTCGATGACCGGTCACTTCCTGTCGCGCGGCGAGATCGGGTTCGCGGTGGTGGGCGCGGATCGCATCGCGGCGAACGGCGACGTCGCGAACAAGATCGGCACCTACGGGCTCGCGGTGTTGTGCGGCGCGCACGAGGTGCCGTTCACGGTCGCGGCGCCGTGGAGCACGATCGATCGCCGCACGCCGGACGGTCGTGCGATCCCGATCGAAGAGCGCTCGCGCGACGAGGTCGCGAAGGTCGGCGCGAGCGTGCTCGTCGAGGACGGGATCCCGTGTCGCCATCCCGCGTTCGACGTGACGCCCGCGCGCCTGGTGCGCGCGATCTACACCGAGCGCGGCGTGATCCGGACGGCAGAGGGCGAGACGCCGGAGACGGTGCTGCGGCGATAG
- a CDS encoding DUF2141 domain-containing protein, giving the protein MAVGVSFVLVLTLFAGSALGQQGTLARPAPASEALALVFRVRGLRSDRGQVMGALFDRPERWVRAGEEVAACHVRIRGREARCELTARPGRYAFAFAHDEDGDGRFDRDFLGIPQEGYGFSNNVRPSLSLPSWQSAAFPLRETPSGELVVTTRYGI; this is encoded by the coding sequence GTGGCTGTGGGTGTGTCGTTCGTGCTGGTGCTGACGCTCTTCGCGGGCAGCGCGCTCGGTCAGCAAGGGACGCTCGCGAGACCGGCGCCCGCGAGCGAGGCGCTCGCGCTCGTGTTCCGGGTGCGCGGTCTGCGCAGTGATCGCGGGCAGGTGATGGGCGCGCTCTTCGATCGACCGGAGCGGTGGGTGCGCGCGGGCGAAGAGGTCGCGGCGTGCCACGTGCGCATCCGCGGTCGTGAGGCGCGCTGCGAGCTGACGGCGCGGCCCGGGCGCTACGCGTTCGCGTTCGCGCACGACGAGGACGGCGATGGTCGCTTCGACCGCGACTTCCTCGGGATCCCGCAGGAGGGCTACGGGTTCTCGAACAACGTGCGCCCCTCGCTCTCGCTCCCGAGCTGGCAGTCGGCCGCGTTCCCGCTCCGCGAGACGCCGAGCGGCGAGCTCGTCGTCACCACGCGCTACGGGATCTGA